In one Scyliorhinus canicula chromosome 3, sScyCan1.1, whole genome shotgun sequence genomic region, the following are encoded:
- the LOC119962871 gene encoding general transcription factor IIE subunit 1-like, which translates to MGDQNLLTEVPASLKRLAKYVVRGFYGVEHSLTLDILIRYPCVKEEDLQQLLKFEKKQLRSVLNTLKADKFLKSRIRVETNCEGKSSRHNYYYINYKLLVDVVKYKLDNVRRKIETDERNSSTRSSFKCPLCFSTFTDLEVNHLFDPCTGNFNCTYCHTEVEEDASAIPKRDAQTILATFNEQIEPIYALLHETEDIALSHELLEPQPTEIPELALSHNQKIQNLKNNAHPERWSNKVCSDLYEQNIVVNVQESDVKTKKPLKPIKAQPIWMTTSTVDGAALDIVENAAEPAATETHDQSTNRNSKTSNYEVIKTLMIHEKKTLTGSTVTSSNANRSEADSETSESEDESKNARPQPNLQEEEFEQEKLMVKVAGKLHLFSDLSQNPELVSLMTEEERESYISTCQEMFHLMYD; encoded by the exons ATGGGAGACCAAAACCTCCTCACCGAAGTCCCTGCATCTTTAAAGCGTTTGGCCAAATACGTGGTACGTGGCTTTTATGGGGTGGAACATTCCCTCACTCTGGACATTCTCATCCGCTATCCGTGTGTGAAGGAGGAGGATCTGCAGCAACTGCTGAAGTTTGAGAAGAAGCAGCTCCGATCTGTCCTCAACACCCTGAAAGCTGACAAGTTCCTCAAGAGCCGAATAAGAGTTGAAACAAATTGCGAGGGAAAGAGTTCCAGGCATAATTACTATTACATCAACTATAAGCTGTTGGTGGATGTAGTCAAATACAAACTAGACAATGTGCGCAGGAAGATTGAAACAGACGAGAGAAATTCCAGCACCAGGTCATCTTTTAAATGTCCACTCTGCTTCAGCACCTTCACCGATTTGGAAGTCAATCATTTGTTTGACCCCTGCACAG GCAATTTTAACTGCACATACTGTCATACTGAGGTGGAAGAAGATGCCTCTGCAATACCTAAACGAGATGCCCAAACCATTCTGGCAACATTTAATGAACAGATTGAACCAATTTATGCACTTTTACATGAAACAGAAGATATTGCTCTTTCACATGAGCTCCTCGAACCCCAACCAACTGAGATTCCAGAACTGGCACTAAG CCATAATCAGAAGATACAAAATCTTAAAAATAATGCTCATCCGGAAAGATGGTCAAACAAAGTTTGCAGTGACCTCTATGAACAGAACATTGTAGTAAATGTCCAAGAATCTGATGTCAAAACTAAGAAACCTTTAAAGCCTATTAAGGCACAGCCTATCTGGATGACTACAAGTACTGTTGATGGGGCTGCTTTGGATATAGTGGAGAACGCAGCTG AACCTGCTGCTACTGAAACACATGACCAAAGTACAAATCGTAACAGCAAGACTTCAAATTATGAGGTCATAAAAACACTTATGATTCATGAGAAAAAAACATTAACTGGCTCAACCGTCACTTCTTCAAATGCAAATCGCAGCGAAGCAGACAGTGAGACCAGCGAATCGGAGGACGAGTCAAAGAATGCAAGACCACAGCCAAACCTCCAGGAAGAGGAGTTTGAGCAAGAGAAACTTATGGTTAAGGTTGCTGGAAAGCTCCACCTCTTCAGTGATCTTAGTCAAAATCCTGAATTAGTATCTTTGATGACTGAAGAAGAACGAGAGAGTTACATTAGTACTTGTCAAGAGATGTTCCATTTAATGTATGATTAA